The Impatiens glandulifera chromosome 3, dImpGla2.1, whole genome shotgun sequence genome contains a region encoding:
- the LOC124932547 gene encoding uncharacterized protein LOC124932547: MTISVETTPDDLNKGQKILMGSSPIISPPSSDRHLWSALRDRIDVILENRNPDERSFPPPTIDEQSECSMQMKEDSVLLMRGFDSMSTTLSHLSKNLDNALQGARDLSKPPTLTDIYQSAIEKAKIEKEVETQKGETDEGRGKKRKSEETCENGNGSTDDEAKLKKAKNLAISMGKKAASLAREIKSIRSDFNFMQERCTLLEEENKRLRDGFEKGIRAEEDDLMRLQMEALLAEKSRLASENANLKRENECLHQLAEYHQLTSEDLSDSYESLILQGGVCLDFSSPSLLIEDGHDQEQASKSPRMEICRFPDLTNE, from the exons ATGACAATCTCAGTTGAAACTACTCCAGATGATCTCAACAAG GGACAGAAAATCTTGATGGGTTCATCTCCCATTATTAGCCCTCCTTCATCAGACAGACACTTATGGAGTGCTCTACGAGATCGGATCGATGTAATTCTCGAGAATCGTAACCCTGATGAACGGTCCTTTCCTCCCCCAACG ATTGATGAACAATCGGAATGCTCTATGCAAATGAAGGAAGATTCTGTTCTTCTTATGAGAGGATTTGACTCCATGTCAACTACTCTTTCTCATCTGTCTAAAAATCTGGATAATGCTCTTCAG GGTGCAAGAGATCTTTCAAAGCCACCCACATTGACCGACATCTATCAGTCCGCTATTGAAAAGGCCAAAATTGAGAAAGAAGTTGAAACCCAGAAAGGAGAGACTGATGAAGGCCGAGGAAAgaaaaggaaatcagaagaaacTTGTGAAAATGGCAACGGGTCGACCGATGATGAAGCAAAATTGAAGAAAGCAAAGAAT CTAGCGATTTCAATGGGGAAGAAAGCAGCTTCACTGGCCAGGGAAATAAAATCGATCAGATCAGACTTTAATTTTATGCAGGAGAGGTGTACCCTTCTTGAGGAAGAGAACAAGAGGCTTCGCGATGGCTTTGAAAAAGGGATTAGAGCAGAAGAAGATGATCTG ATGAGGCTTCAAATGGAAGCATTGCTAGCGGAGAAATCAAGGCTAGCAAGTGAGAATGCTAATCTTAAAAGGGAGAATGAATGTCTCCACCAGCTTGCGGAATACCACCAGTTAACTTCTGAAGATCTTTCTGATTCCTACGAAAGTCTAATTCTTCAAGGGGGTGTGTGCTTGGATTTCTCCTCCCCGTCTCTTCTGATAGAGGATGGGCATGATCAAGAACAGGCATCAAAGTCTCCTCGGATGGAGATTTGCAGGTTCCCTGATTTGACCAATGAATGA